Proteins from one Thermobifida alba genomic window:
- a CDS encoding sigma-70 family RNA polymerase sigma factor gives MATIELDRPADATAAAEAPDFIEAVTPYADQLYPAALRMTRNSADAEDLVQETFTKAFANFHQFRAGTNLRAWLYRILTNTFINGYRKKQREPRQEITDEIKDWQLAAADTHASTGSRSAEAEVLDRLPDSAVRTALARLPEEFRLVVYLVDVEGFSYKEVAERMDTPLGTVMSRLHRARRQLRVLLADYARECGLHAG, from the coding sequence TTGGCGACCATTGAACTCGACCGCCCAGCGGATGCCACCGCCGCCGCGGAGGCTCCCGACTTCATCGAGGCCGTCACGCCCTACGCGGACCAGCTCTACCCGGCGGCCCTGCGGATGACCAGGAACTCGGCCGACGCCGAGGACCTCGTGCAGGAGACCTTCACCAAGGCGTTCGCCAACTTCCACCAGTTCCGGGCGGGCACCAACCTGCGCGCCTGGCTCTACCGGATCCTCACCAACACGTTCATCAACGGCTACCGCAAGAAGCAGCGCGAGCCCCGCCAGGAGATCACCGACGAGATCAAGGACTGGCAGCTCGCCGCGGCCGACACGCACGCGTCCACCGGTTCCCGCTCGGCGGAGGCCGAGGTGCTCGACCGGCTGCCCGACTCCGCGGTGCGCACGGCGCTGGCCCGCCTGCCCGAGGAGTTCCGTCTGGTCGTCTACCTGGTCGACGTCGAGGGCTTCTCCTACAAGGAGGTGGCCGAGCGGATGGACACCCCGCTGGGGACGGTCATGTCCCGGCTGCACCGGGCGCGCCGGCAGCTGCGCGTCCTCCTCGCCGACTACGCCAGGGAGTGCGGTCTGCACGCGGGGTGA